One Coccinella septempunctata chromosome 8, icCocSept1.1, whole genome shotgun sequence genomic window carries:
- the LOC123318242 gene encoding uncharacterized protein LOC123318242, protein MHGIAPQVINLLKHLMNTWRTTLFLRTMEGIVKSSIIDIRRGIFQGDALSCMWFCLSLNPLSKLLNNTNYGYIINKERGVRISHRLYIDDLKIYASSTEQLRRQLEIVAAFSDSIKMEMGTDKCATLEVKRGKIQEPRTTTLMDFNRISALNEDESYKYLGINQALDIRTSEMKVIFRERLYRRVNLLLKSGLNSKSLFTAINIWAIPGITYSFGVLAWSQTDLREIDRKIRTMLTKNGMHHPHSSTIRLYLPRKNGGRGLINIETAHAENVNALRTYFMQLDSPVSVAIREADVNISILKLSVPDYKLAAPSVSECVEEWGGKALHGRYPGHLKSREVNEVESLTYLRAGYLFPETEGRLLAIQDQVMPTRMYLKHIAGQDIPSTLCRKCSQAPESIQHMTSACSIMAPRDYLERHNAMGKIYHQKLALKLGLIQNEIHQYLYAPKPLLLNHRYKLYWDSTLITDRGVAHNRPDVALFDEEKKTCLLLDFTIPADENLARAYSDKISKYGDLAYQLREMYDLRSISILPLIMSVNGLVERHLVENTERLGLGREVISSAQKQVILGTVRIVRKFLEAP, encoded by the coding sequence CAATGGAAGGCATAGTGAAGTCAAGTATTATCGATATAAGACGCGGAATCTTCCAGGGTGATGCTCTAAGCTGCATGTGGTTCTGTTTATCCTTGAATCCCCTAAGCAAACTCCTCAATAACACCAACTACGGATATATCATCAACAAGGAAAGAGGAGTCAGGATCAGTCATCGCCTCTACATAGATGACTTAAAGATATATGCTTCGAGCACAGAGCAGCTGCGACGACAACTTGAAATTGTCGCAGCTTTCAGCGATTCAATCAAGATGGAAATGGGAACCGATAAGTGTGCTACGCTCGAAGTAAAAAGGGGAAAGATTCAGGAACCTCGAACCACTACCCTGATGGACTTCAATAGGATTTCCGCACTGAATGAGGATGAGTCGTACAAATACCTGGGAATAAATCAGGCCCTCGACATAAGAACATCAGAAATGAAAGTCATTTTCAGGGAGAGGCTGTATAGGAGAGTGAACTTGCTGCTGAAATCTGGCCTGAACTCCAAATCGCTGTTCACCGCAATCAATATTTGGGCTATACCGGGCATTACTTATTCGTTCGGTGTTCTCGCCTGGTCACAGACGGACCTTAGGGAGATTGATAGAAAGATTAGAACTATGCTAACGAAGAACGGCATGCACCACCCCCACTCATCCACCATTAGACTTTATCTTCCGAGGAAAAACGGGGGAAGAGGACTCATAAACATAGAGACAGCCCATGCGGAAAATGTTAATGCCCTAAGAACATATTTCATGCAGCTGGACTCACCTGTTAGTGTGGCAATCCGGGAGGCTGACGTAAACATCTCCATACTGAAGTTGTCGGTTCCGGATTATAAGCTGGCGGCTCCATCCGTTAGTGAGTGCGTGGAGGAGTGGGGTGGAAAGGCTCTGCATGGGAGGTATCCTGGTCACCTGAAAAGCAGAGAGGTCAATGAAGTGGAGTCGCTTACTTACCTTCGGGCAGGATAcctgtttcctgagacagaggggaGACTTCTGGCGATACAGGATCAGGTGATGCCAACGAGGATGTACTTGAAACATATCGCCGGGCAGGACATCCCCTCCACCCTCTGTCGCAAGTGTTCCCAGGCTCCTGAGTCGATTCAGCACATGACTTCGGCCTGCTCCATCATGGCCCCGAGAGACTATCTTGAAAGGCACAATGCCATGGGAAAGATCTATCATCAGAAACTGGCACTCAAGTTAGGATTGATTCAAAACGAAATCCACCAATATCTGTATGCGCCGAAGCCTCTTTTACTGAACCACCGATACAAATTGTATTGGGACTCAACATTAATAACGGACCGAGGTGTAGCCCATAATCGACCGGATGTAGCGCTGTtcgatgaagaaaagaaaacctGCTTGTTGCTGGACTTTACAATTCCAGCCGATGAGAACTTAGCTAGGGCATACAGTGATAAGATCTCGAAATATGGTGACCTCGCCTATCAACTCCGCGAGATGTACGATTTGAGATCCATTAGTATCCTCCCATTGATAATGTCGGTTAATGGACTGGTTGAGAGGCATTTAGTGGAGAATACGGAAAGATTGGGTTTGGGACGCGAAGTCATCTCTAGCGCCCAAAAACAGGTCATTCTGGGAACGGTGAGAATTGTGCGGAAATTCCTGGAGGCCCCGTAG